A segment of the Agromyces sp. H17E-10 genome:
TGGTCGATATGGCGCACGGCGCGCCCGTCGCGGTCGCGGATCGGCATGACGACGGACCTAGAACAGTGCTTCGGTGCCCCGCGGGCGTCGTGCGGCGCGGCGGTGGCAGCGGATGCAGACGGGGGCGTAGGCGGCCGGGTCGAATGAGTAGGGGTAGCCGCCGACGGTGAATCCGTCGGGCGGGGTGTCGTCGTTGAACGCCCATTCGGCGCCGGGGCGGCCGCACGCGCACGCGCCGGGGTTGCCACGCTCGCGGCGCACGTTCCGATGGGCGCGGCCGTAGACACCGGGCGTTCGGCCGTCGGCGGGCGGATGGTTTCCGCACGAGAGCACGGCGTCTTCGAGCACGTTCCGTTCGTCGGCGTCGACGTAGGCGCCGCACACACACCGGAGCCGGAAACGCTTTCCCCCGAGATGGTCCGTGACGGTGAGATCCGAGACGACGAGACCGACGTAACAGCGCCGGACGCCGTACAGAGGGACACCCGACGGGTTCGCTTTCGTGTCCATCGCGTGCCCCCCTTCTGGCTTTGATGCTCAGCGGTTCGCGAGGGCTTCGGTGACGAGTTGCACGCGCGTCTTTCCATCGCGCACGACGTGAGTCCGGAGCCATTCGGCGTGTACGACGTCGACCGCGTTCGCGCATTCGCGGCAGCACGTCATTCTGAATTCGCGACCGCTACGGCCCCTGAACGCTCGCGGCCTCACGACCGGCGCCCCGGCGTGCGGGGGCCGATCGCCGCAGACCGGGCACGTGTCCTGTGCGACACGGGCGGCCGTGCTGGCCGCGGCCGCGGCGGCGGCCTTCGCGTCGGCGACGTGCAGAGCGTGAATTGCGAGCGCCTGGATACGGGCGAGGTCGTCGGGTGACTTCCTGATGCGCCGGATCTCATCGGCGATCGGGAACGTCGCGTATTCGCGGCCGTCGAACACGAATTCGCCGCGTCGGCCAGTGTTGCCGATGGTCCGGTTCGCTTCCCAGTCGGCACGCTGGAGGGCTTCGGCCGCCTCGCGGGCTTCGAGCTCGATTCGTTCATCGATGACGGCCGGGAGGGCCGCAGGATTCGAGAGGTTGTCACGCCAGTAGGGGCGGAGGGCTTCGGGTACGAACGTGTCGGACTCGGGATCATCGAACCCGGCTGGCAGCGCCGGACCATCGTCGACGGTTGAGGGCTTCGAGCGGTTAAACAGGGTCATCGGTAAAACCTTTCGCGTGTTTGGATTGGTGGCTCTCGTCGCGGCTAGCGCGAGTCCCGGGTTCGCTCGGGCGGGATCGTCCGGAGCGATTCGAGATAGGCGTCTACGTCTCCGAGCCGGTAGTAGACGCGGCGGCCGATTTTCAGATAGGGCGGCCCCTCTCCGCGGCCGCGCATTTGGTTGAGTGCCGCAACGGACTTGTGGAGGATCGCCGCAACCTCATCGGTCGTTGCGAGCGGCCCCCGGGTGAGTTCGGGTTGCGGGTGGGTGGTTGCCGCGGGCATCACGCCCCCTTTCGATCGTCGATTGACGACACACTAGGGATCTCCGCGAGCTTTGACAACCCATCCCGATATTTCCCGCTTACCCTACTTCCCCCGTATTTCAATGAAGTTTCTAGGCTCCGACAGGACTAAGCGGGATATTTGCGGGAAATCACGCTAGGCTCTCCCGCATGACGACACCCAAGATTCCCCGGGATCTCCGGATTGATCCGGTCGAGGTCGGGCCGCGTGCGATGGTCCCGGCGTGGGGCGTGGAACGCCCGGCGTCGGTGACCTTGCGATTCGTCGGCGCCGCGGACGGTCGGGATCTGGTCGGGTCATTCGAGATCGGCGCGTCGGGGGTTCACGAGTTGCGAACCCTCACGATCGTCGGAACGGACGATCTGCCGGTGACGACGACGGCGCTCAACCGGGTGCGCGTGCCCGATCTCGTGCGCGCGGTCCGGTCGGCCCTCCACGCGGACGGGATCCACGGGCCGGGGTTCACGGTCCTGCACACGTTCGGCGGATCGTATGCCCCCACGGCCGACGAATGGCGCGATGACGATTACCTCCCGGCGCCGGTCGGCACGGGCGGCGGCGCCCGGTGGCTCGGAACCGATGAGGGTGGGCGGCCGGTCATCGTGCCGGATGACGAATGGCGGCAGATGGTCCGCCGTCACGGGCCGACGAGTGTCGTCGGCACTCGGACGACGGCCGCCCTGTACCGGTTCGGTGAGTCCCACGGGCGGGCACCCGGCGGGTTCGTCGGGGAAACGCTCGGGATCAGTCGGACCGCGACGAGTCGTTGGGTCGCCGCGGCCCGCGAGGCCGGAACGCTGGATCCGTCGACACGAAAGCCACGAAAGGGAAACACGAATGCCTAGGCCGCCGCTCCCCGTCGGAACGTGGGGCAAAATCACCCGCTCAGAGGTCACGCCCGGGAAATGGCGCGCCCGGGCGACGTATCGCGAGTACACCGGTCACACGACCCGCGTCGAGGCGTGGGGGACGTCGGGCGCGGCCGCGCAACGCACCCTAGAGGCGCGTCTCCGCGAGCGCGAAGCGGCGGGGTCCGGGGGCGACGAGATCCGGCCCGAACTCCGGTTGCGCGATCTCGGCGCGCTCTGGTTCGACGAGATCGCAGACAGCGACCGTTCCCCGTCGACGGTCGCTCGCTACCGGGAGGTGTACGACCGGGCGATCGTTCCCGGGGTCGGCGAACTCCGGATCCGCGAGGCGACCGTTCCGGCGATGGACCGGTTCTTGAAAGCGACCGCGAAAGCATCGCTCAGCACGGCGCGGCACGCGCGCGTCATCTTGTCGGGGATGCTCGGCATGGCGGTTCGGCATGGCGCGATCCGGACGGATCCGATCCGCGAGGTTGCCGCGTTCCGGTCACCGAAGTCGGAGGTTCGCGCGCTCAGCGTCGACGACGTGCGCGCGCTCCGGGAGGGCGTGCGGGGGTGGGTCGACGATCCGGAACAGGCGGGGCGGCGCCGGAACCCCGATATTCCGGACGTCGTGGATATCTTGCTTGCGACCGGCGCCCGCATCGGGGAGTTGTGCGCGCTCCGGTGGGATGACGTCGACCTCGCGGCCGAACGGCCGACGGTGACGATCAGCGGAACCGTCGTCCGGGTGCCCGGCGAGGGGATCATTCGGCAGGATCACCCGAAGACGGCCGCCGGGCATCGCACGGTCACGTTGCCACGGTTCGCCGTCGAGACCCTGATGCGGCGCCGGGTCGAGTCGGGCGGGACACCGAACCCGATGAATCTCGTGTTCCCGTCGACCACCGGAACTCTCCGGGAGACGGCGAATCTGCACCGGCAATGGCGCGACGCGCGAGCGGCGGCCGGGTTCGATTGGGTCGTTCCGCACACGTTCCGAAAGACGGTCGCGACCATGATCGATCGCGAGTACTCGACCCGGGACGCGGCATCCCAATTGGGGCACTCCGGAACGGCCGTGACCGCGAAGCACTACGTGGCGAAAGCGATCATGGCGCCCGACGTTTCGGCCGCGCTCGAACCGCTCGGGGAACCGTAGTCAAAACGAGTTTCGGGTGAGTAAAAGGGGGATCCGCTTGAATCCGCCCGAAAACGAAACCGCCCCTCATCTGCATAAGTGCTGATGAGGGGCGGTTTTTCTCGTGCGCCCGGAGGGACTCGAACCCCCAACCTTCTGATCCGTAGTCAGATGCTCTATCCATTGAGCTACGGGCGCATCAGATGCCGCCTGGCGCTTGCTTCGCGATCAGGCAACCACGTAACTCTAACCTACGTCACGCGTGATCGCCAATCGAGGGCGGGCAGCCCCGGCCGCGGCATCCGAGAACAGGCACTTCGGGGCGACCCGCCGCGGAACGACGCCGCAGCACGGCGCGGCGCGCAGAAGTGCCTGCAGAACGACCGCGCGCCCTACCCCTTCACCGCGCCCCCAAGCCCGGCGCCCCGCAGGAACAGCCGCTGGAACACGAGGAACAGCGCCACCGGGATGAGCGTCGAGATCGCGAGCGCCGCGAGGAACACGTCGAGCTCGGTCTGCGACTGCACGGCGGGCAGCCGCACCGACAGCGGCTGGATCGCCGGGTCGGGCAGCACGAGCAGCGGCCAGAGGAAGTCCTTCCACGCGGCGATCACGGCGAACACCGACACGACGCCGATGATGGGCTTCGACATCGGCAGCACGATCGACCAGAACAGGCGCAGCGGCCCGGCACCGTCGGTGCGCGCCGCCTCGAACACCTCGCGCGGCAGCCCGTCGAAGAAGCGCTTCACGAGCAGGATGTTGAACGCATTCGCCGCGGCCGGCAGCCACACGGCCCAGTAGGTGTTGAGCAGCGACGTGTCGATGAGCGGCGGATGCAGCACCGTGAGGTACAGCGGCACGAGCAGCACCACCGCCGGGATGAAGAGGGTCGCGAGCACGAGCGCGTTCAGGAGGGGCGCGTACTTCGGCCGCAGCACCGAGAGCGCGTAGCCCGCGGTGGTCGCGATGAACACCTGGAAGAACCACGACCCCGCGGCGACCCACACCGTGTTGAGGAAGTACTGGTCGATGTGGATGTCGTTCCACGCGGTGCCGAGGTTCGCCCAGTCGATGCCGCTCGGCCACAGCTCGAACGGGTGGCTCAGCGTGTCCTGCGTGGTCGACACGGCCGACTTCGCGAGCCACAGCAGCGGGCCGAGGCCGGCGACCACGAGCCCGACGAAGAGCACGAGGTGCACGCCGGTCATCGAGACGCGCACCGGGCCGCGGCGTCGGTCGGAGGCGGCGAGCACCCCGCGGTCGTTCGACGCGTCGGGTCCGCGTCGGCCGCGGCCGGGGCCGCCGGATCGGCCCCGGCCGGACCCGGGCGCACGGGCGACGGCGATCCGGGTCGCACGGGTGGTGGGGGCGGTCATTCGGTGCTCCAGCGTTCGGTGAGCTTGAAATAGGCCCAACTCAGCAGGCCGAGGAAGATCGCGAGCATCAGGCTCAGCGCGGTCGCCTCGCCGTAGTCGCCGCCGAGGCTGTTCTGGAAGGCGTAGCGGTAGATCAGCAGCAGGATCGTGAGGGTCGCGTTGTTCGGCCCGCCGCTCGTGAACAGGAACGGCTCGAGGAACACCTGAGAGGTCGCGATGACCTGCAGGATCAGCATGATGAAGAGGATGCCGCGCAGCTGCGGCAGCGTGACGTGCCAGATCTTGCGCCAGATGCCGGCGCCGTCGACCTCGGCCGCGTCGTACAGCTCGGGCGGCACGGCGATGAGCGCCGCGAGGTAGATGATGATCGAGCCGCCGGCCGCCGCCCACGTCGCCTCGATGACGAGCGACGGCATCGCGGTCGCGGCCGACTGCAGCCACGGCTGCGGCGGGATGCCGACGCAGCCGAGCATCGTGTTGAAGACGCCGTCGGGCGAGGCGTTGTAGAACACCTTCCAGAGCAGCACCGCGACGACCGGCGGCACGACGACCGGCAGGTACGCGAGCGCGCTGTACAGCCCCTTGCCCCGCCGCACCTCGCTCATCATGACGGCCAGCACGAGCGGCAGCGGGAATCCGAGCACGAGCGCGAGCACCGCGAAGTACAGCGTGTTCACGATCGCGACGCCGAGGTTCGGGTCGGCGAGCACCCGCGCGAAGTTGTCGAGGCCGACCCACACGGGCGGTGCGATGAGGTTCGTCTTCTGGAAGCTCATGATCACCGACTGCACGATCGGCGACCAGCTGAACACCCCGAACACGATGAGCATGGGGGCGAGGAACGCGAGGTTCCACAGCCCGCCGCCGCGCACCCACGTCAGCGGGGTGCGGCGGCGTCGGCGGCGCGCGGGTGCGTTCCCGTCGAGGGCGGGGGGATGCCGCGGCGGGGCCTCCGCCGCGGCATCCCGATCGATCATGGTCGTCACTGGTCGAGCAGGGCCTGCGCGTCGACGTCGACCTGCTTCAGCAGCGCATCGATGTCGGCGTTCTCGTCGGTGAGCACCGCCTGCACGAGGTTGTCCATGAGGGCGTAGATGGGCTGCGTCTGGCCCTTGAACTCGCCGACCGGCGTCTGCTCGAAGATGCCGTCGGTGAAGCCCGTCATCTGGTCGAGCGGCACGTTGACGTACGGCTCGATCCAGGTGAGCGACTCCTCGTAGGTGTCGCGGTCGAGCACGGGCAGCACCGGGGTGCCGACCGCCTGGTCGCTCGCGGCGAGCGCCTTCGCGTCGGCGACCGCGGCGTCCTCGTTCAGGAGCTTCTGCATGTAGTACCAGTCGATCCAGGTGACCGCCGCCGCCTTGGTCTCGTCGTCGACCGTGGGCGCGACGACCGCGATGTCGCCGCCGCCGAGCACGCCGCCGCCCTCCTCGGTCGGGATGACGGTGAGGCCGTACTGGTCGGGCGACATGCCGAAGTCGCGCACGAGCGCCGTGTACACGTCGGAGCCCGTCGTGTACATGCCGATGTTTCCGGCAGCGAACTCCTGGTTGATCGAGCCCCAGTCGAGGTCGAAGTTCGACCCCATCGACTTGTCCTCCCAGCGCAGGTCGTGCAGGTACTCGAGCGTCGCCTTCGTCGCGTCGTTGTCGATCGTCGATGTGTAGGTGCCGTCGTCGTTCGCATCCTGCAGCGAGGCGCCGCGCGAGTCGGCCTGCACCGAGAGCTGCCATCCGCCCGTGTTGCCGGTCGTCATGGTCGCGTAGCCGGCCTTGCCGGTCTTCTCGGCGATGGTCTTCGCGGCCGCGCGCACCTCGTCCCAGGTGGTCGGCGGCTGGTCGGGGTCGAGCCCCGCCTGCTCGAACAGGTCGCGGTTGTAGTGCAGGCCGTTCGCGTAGGCCTGCCGCGGGAAGCCGTAGAGCTTGCCGTCGGCGCCCGTGACCTCGGCGAGGATGATCGGGTTGAACTTGTCGGTGTAACCGAGTTCGTCGATCTCATCGGTGAGGTCCATGAGCTGGCCGTTCTCGAGCAGGGTCTTCGAGTCGGTGAACGGCACGGTGAATACGTCGGGCAGGCTGCCGCCCGCGAGCTGTGCGGCGAAGGTCGGCGCGGTCCATTCGTACTCGACGCCGATCACGTCGATGTCGGGGTTGGCCTTCTCGAACTGCTTCTCCTGCTCGGCGAAGGCGTCGTACGCGGCCTGGTCGGCGCCGGGCGGGAAGGTGGCGACCCGCAGTTCGAGCTTGCCGTCGTCGCCGCCCGACGAGTCGGCGCTGCAGGCGGCGAGCGAGCCGGCGACCACGAGGGCGGTGAGCCCCGCGATCGCGATGCTGCGTGATGACTTCATTGTCCTGTTTCCTTTCGGTGCTGTGCTGGGGTGGTGCGGGCTGTTTCCGTGGTGCTGGGGTATCGGTGGTGCTGGGGTGTCGGTGGTGCTGGGGTACCGGTGGTGCCCGGGTTCGTAATGCGGTTCAGGGATGCCTCGGCGCCGGCGCCGTGCGGAGCCAGGCCGTCGCATCGGTCGGGAGCATGCCGGCCTCGAGCGGGGCGCTCGCGAGCAGGATGCTCTCGTGGTCGGGCAGGGCGACGGGCGCCCGCCCGAGGTTCGTGATCGAGACGAGGTCGTCGCCGCGGCGGAAGCAGAGCACGTCGTCGCCGTGCTCGAGCCAGGCCATCGGTCCGTCGCCGAGCGCGGCCTCGCGCCGACGCAGCCGCAGCGCCTGGCGGTAGAGCCAGAGCATCGACGACGGGTCGGCCTGCTGGGCCTGCACGGTGAGCCCCGCCCATTCGGCGGGCTGCGGCAGCCAGGGCGCCGCGCCGGCGCTCTCGCCGCCGCCGGTTCCGTCGGGCCCGAACCCGAACGGCGCCGACGTTCCGCGCCAGGGCAGCGGCACGCGGCATCCGTCGCGGCCGGGGTCGACACCGCCCGAGCGGAAGTGCATCGGGTCCTCGAGCACCTCGCGCGGCAGCTCGACCTCGGGCAGGCCGAGCTCGTCGCCTTGGTAGAGGTAGAGCGAGCCGGGCAGTGCCGCCGTGAGCAGCGCCGCCGCGCGGGCCCGGCGGGTGCCGAGCACGAGGTCGGTCGGCGTGCCGAAGCGCTTCTTCGCGAACGCGAACGACGAGTCGTCGCGGCCGTACCGGGTGACCGGGCGGGTGACGTCGTGGTTCGAAAGCACCCAGGTGCTCGGGGCGCCGACCGGGGCGTGCGCGTCGAGCATGAGGTCGATCGACGCGCGCAGCTCGGCGGCGTCCCACGGGCGCGCCATGAAGTCGAAGTTGAACGCCGTGTGCATCTCGTCGGGGCGCAGGTAGGCCGCGAAGCGGGAGGCATCCGGCACCCAGACCTCGCCGACGAGCACGCGCGTGCCCTCGTACGAGTCGGCGATGCGCCGCCAGGAGCGGTACACGTCGTGCACCTCGTCGCGGTCCTCGGTGGGGTGCTGACCGGCGGCGACGACCTCGGGCACCTCCGGCAGCGCCGGGTCCTTGATGAGCAGGCCCGCCGAGTCGATGCGCACGCCGGCGACGCCGCGGTCGAACCAGAACCGCAGGATGTCCTCGTGCTCGGCGCGCACGTCGGGGTGGTTCCAGTTGAGGTCGGGCTGCTCGGGCGTGAAGAGGTGCAGGTACCACTCCCCCGGCGTGCCGTCGGGGTTCACCGTGCGGGTCCAGGTGTCGCCCTGGAAGTTCGAGACCCAGTGCGTCGGCATCTCGTCGCCGCCCGCCCCCTTGCCCGGGTGGAACCAGAAGCGCTCGCGCTCGGGGCTGCCGGGCCCGGCTGCGAGGGCCGCCTCGAACCAGGGATGCCGCGAGCTCACGTGGTTCGGGACGATGTCGATGATCGTGCGGATGCCCCGGCCGGCGGCCGCGGCGATGAGCTCCTCGGCGTCGGCGAGGGTGCCGAAGGCGGGGTGGATATCGCGGTAGTCGGCGACGTCGTACCCGCCGTCGGCGAGGGGGCTCGGGTACCAGGGGTTGAACCAGAGCGCGTCGACGCCGAGGTCGGCGAGGTAGTCGAGGCGGCTGAGCACGCCGCGCAGGTCGCCCGTGCCGTCGCCGTCGGAGTCGGCGAAGCTGCGCACGTACACCTGGTAGATGACGGCGCTGCGCCACCAGAGCGGGTCGTGCGCGAGCGCGGGCGGCACGGTGCCTGGGGCGTCGGTGAGCGGCATGGTCACGCGGTCGTTCTCCTCGAGTCGGGCGGGTTCGCGCCGGCTGGAGGGAGACGCCGGCGTCGATGCGCCTCAACGTAATGAGAGCAACAGAATGATGCAACTATTCAACAATCGAGCACAGATTTGCGACAGCTTGCGTCGAATTGCGGCAGCGGCTTGCAGAAACCCCTCCGCTGGTTGAGGAGCGCCGACGCGCAGCGGCGACGCGTCTCGAAACCCGGTGAGCCGCTCTCGGGAACCAGGCCATCCGGGTTTCGAGACGCGTGCTCCTTCGTCGCTCGCTCCTCAACCCACGGACGGAGACGGTCAGCGGGCCGCCGGCGCCGTCGAGCCGCGCACCACGAGCTCGGGCGCGAAGAACACCTCGTCGCCGATCGCGCGCTCGCTCGACATCTGGCGCATGAGCAGCTCGATGATCATCTTGCCCATCGACTCGATCGGCTGGCGCACGGTCGTCAGCGGCGGCTCGGTGCAGTTCATGAGCGCGGAGTCGTCGAAGCCGATCACCGACACGTCCTCGGGCACGCGCAGCCCGGCGCGCCGTG
Coding sequences within it:
- a CDS encoding helix-turn-helix domain-containing protein; protein product: MPAATTHPQPELTRGPLATTDEVAAILHKSVAALNQMRGRGEGPPYLKIGRRVYYRLGDVDAYLESLRTIPPERTRDSR
- a CDS encoding ABC transporter substrate-binding protein, whose protein sequence is MKSSRSIAIAGLTALVVAGSLAACSADSSGGDDGKLELRVATFPPGADQAAYDAFAEQEKQFEKANPDIDVIGVEYEWTAPTFAAQLAGGSLPDVFTVPFTDSKTLLENGQLMDLTDEIDELGYTDKFNPIILAEVTGADGKLYGFPRQAYANGLHYNRDLFEQAGLDPDQPPTTWDEVRAAAKTIAEKTGKAGYATMTTGNTGGWQLSVQADSRGASLQDANDDGTYTSTIDNDATKATLEYLHDLRWEDKSMGSNFDLDWGSINQEFAAGNIGMYTTGSDVYTALVRDFGMSPDQYGLTVIPTEEGGGVLGGGDIAVVAPTVDDETKAAAVTWIDWYYMQKLLNEDAAVADAKALAASDQAVGTPVLPVLDRDTYEESLTWIEPYVNVPLDQMTGFTDGIFEQTPVGEFKGQTQPIYALMDNLVQAVLTDENADIDALLKQVDVDAQALLDQ
- a CDS encoding carbohydrate ABC transporter permease, which encodes MIDRDAAAEAPPRHPPALDGNAPARRRRRRTPLTWVRGGGLWNLAFLAPMLIVFGVFSWSPIVQSVIMSFQKTNLIAPPVWVGLDNFARVLADPNLGVAIVNTLYFAVLALVLGFPLPLVLAVMMSEVRRGKGLYSALAYLPVVVPPVVAVLLWKVFYNASPDGVFNTMLGCVGIPPQPWLQSAATAMPSLVIEATWAAAGGSIIIYLAALIAVPPELYDAAEVDGAGIWRKIWHVTLPQLRGILFIMLILQVIATSQVFLEPFLFTSGGPNNATLTILLLIYRYAFQNSLGGDYGEATALSLMLAIFLGLLSWAYFKLTERWSTE
- a CDS encoding site-specific integrase encodes the protein MRDLGALWFDEIADSDRSPSTVARYREVYDRAIVPGVGELRIREATVPAMDRFLKATAKASLSTARHARVILSGMLGMAVRHGAIRTDPIREVAAFRSPKSEVRALSVDDVRALREGVRGWVDDPEQAGRRRNPDIPDVVDILLATGARIGELCALRWDDVDLAAERPTVTISGTVVRVPGEGIIRQDHPKTAAGHRTVTLPRFAVETLMRRRVESGGTPNPMNLVFPSTTGTLRETANLHRQWRDARAAAGFDWVVPHTFRKTVATMIDREYSTRDAASQLGHSGTAVTAKHYVAKAIMAPDVSAALEPLGEP
- a CDS encoding glycoside hydrolase family 13 protein, with protein sequence MPLTDAPGTVPPALAHDPLWWRSAVIYQVYVRSFADSDGDGTGDLRGVLSRLDYLADLGVDALWFNPWYPSPLADGGYDVADYRDIHPAFGTLADAEELIAAAAGRGIRTIIDIVPNHVSSRHPWFEAALAAGPGSPERERFWFHPGKGAGGDEMPTHWVSNFQGDTWTRTVNPDGTPGEWYLHLFTPEQPDLNWNHPDVRAEHEDILRFWFDRGVAGVRIDSAGLLIKDPALPEVPEVVAAGQHPTEDRDEVHDVYRSWRRIADSYEGTRVLVGEVWVPDASRFAAYLRPDEMHTAFNFDFMARPWDAAELRASIDLMLDAHAPVGAPSTWVLSNHDVTRPVTRYGRDDSSFAFAKKRFGTPTDLVLGTRRARAAALLTAALPGSLYLYQGDELGLPEVELPREVLEDPMHFRSGGVDPGRDGCRVPLPWRGTSAPFGFGPDGTGGGESAGAAPWLPQPAEWAGLTVQAQQADPSSMLWLYRQALRLRRREAALGDGPMAWLEHGDDVLCFRRGDDLVSITNLGRAPVALPDHESILLASAPLEAGMLPTDATAWLRTAPAPRHP
- a CDS encoding carbohydrate ABC transporter permease; translation: MTAPTTRATRIAVARAPGSGRGRSGGPGRGRRGPDASNDRGVLAASDRRRGPVRVSMTGVHLVLFVGLVVAGLGPLLWLAKSAVSTTQDTLSHPFELWPSGIDWANLGTAWNDIHIDQYFLNTVWVAAGSWFFQVFIATTAGYALSVLRPKYAPLLNALVLATLFIPAVVLLVPLYLTVLHPPLIDTSLLNTYWAVWLPAAANAFNILLVKRFFDGLPREVFEAARTDGAGPLRLFWSIVLPMSKPIIGVVSVFAVIAAWKDFLWPLLVLPDPAIQPLSVRLPAVQSQTELDVFLAALAISTLIPVALFLVFQRLFLRGAGLGGAVKG